One part of the Tenacibaculum sp. 190130A14a genome encodes these proteins:
- a CDS encoding UDP-N-acetylmuramoyl-L-alanyl-D-glutamate--2,6-diaminopimelate ligase: MKVLKDILYKVQIDSIVGSVDVGVKTIHFDSRKVEQGSLFVAQKGVTVDGHKFIGKALDLGASVIVCEEIPETIKDGVTYVKVYSSDIALAIIAANFFENPSSKLKLVGVTGTNGKTTIATLLYQLFKKAGYKVGLLSTVKVMVDDIEYKATHTTPNSVAINQYLNEMLQEGCEYCFMEVSSHGIHQSRTEGLEFAGGIFTNLSHDHLDYHSSFAEYRDVKKSFFDALPKSAFALTNLDDKNGMIMLQNTKAKKLTYALKTIADFKAKVLEKRFSGTLLTVNNVEVWTKLIGQFNAYNLLAIFGTAELLGLEKLEVLRLVSELESVSGRFQYTVSDNSVTAIVDYAHTPDALKNVLETINDIRTGNESVITVVGCGGDRDKTKRPKMAHIASHLSGQVIFTSDNPRTEDPQVILNEMEEGVAPENYKKTLSILDRKQAIKTACKLADEGDIILIAGKGHENYQEINGERMHFDDFEEVTECFNQLKNQ, translated from the coding sequence TTGAAGGTTTTAAAAGACATATTATATAAAGTACAAATAGATTCAATTGTTGGGTCTGTAGATGTTGGGGTCAAAACGATTCATTTTGATTCTAGAAAAGTAGAACAAGGAAGTCTTTTTGTTGCTCAGAAGGGAGTAACAGTAGATGGGCATAAGTTTATAGGTAAAGCGTTAGATTTAGGTGCAAGTGTAATTGTCTGTGAAGAAATTCCTGAAACAATTAAGGACGGAGTTACCTATGTGAAAGTTTACAGTTCAGATATTGCTTTAGCTATAATAGCAGCGAATTTCTTTGAAAACCCGTCCTCAAAATTAAAACTTGTAGGAGTTACTGGAACTAACGGTAAAACGACGATTGCTACGTTACTTTATCAGTTGTTTAAAAAGGCTGGTTATAAAGTAGGTTTATTGTCAACAGTTAAAGTGATGGTTGATGATATTGAATACAAAGCGACACATACTACACCTAATTCAGTAGCAATAAACCAGTACTTGAATGAGATGTTGCAAGAAGGTTGTGAGTATTGTTTTATGGAGGTGAGTTCACATGGAATTCATCAAAGTAGAACAGAAGGGTTGGAGTTTGCTGGAGGTATATTCACTAATTTATCACATGATCATTTAGATTATCATAGCTCATTTGCAGAGTATAGAGATGTTAAAAAATCGTTTTTCGATGCTTTGCCGAAATCGGCATTTGCTTTGACGAATCTTGATGATAAGAATGGGATGATCATGCTTCAAAATACCAAAGCAAAAAAACTTACATATGCGCTAAAAACAATTGCAGATTTTAAAGCGAAGGTACTTGAAAAACGTTTTTCAGGAACTTTACTTACTGTTAATAATGTAGAAGTTTGGACTAAGCTTATAGGGCAATTCAATGCGTATAATTTGTTGGCAATTTTCGGAACTGCTGAATTGCTAGGGTTAGAAAAGTTGGAAGTCTTAAGATTAGTGAGTGAGTTAGAGAGTGTAAGTGGTCGTTTTCAGTATACCGTTTCTGATAATAGTGTTACGGCAATAGTTGATTACGCGCACACTCCAGATGCATTAAAAAATGTTTTGGAAACAATAAATGACATTCGAACAGGAAATGAAAGTGTAATTACTGTAGTTGGATGCGGAGGAGATAGAGATAAAACCAAAAGGCCCAAAATGGCACATATAGCTAGTCATTTAAGTGGGCAGGTGATTTTCACATCAGATAACCCGAGAACAGAAGATCCACAGGTTATTTTGAATGAAATGGAGGAAGGAGTAGCGCCAGAAAACTATAAAAAGACACTGTCAATTTTAGATAGAAAACAAGCTATAAAAACAGCTTGTAAATTAGCTGATGAAGGAGATATAATTCTGATTGCAGGAAAAGGACATGAAAATTATCAAGAGATCAACGGAGAGCGTATGCATTTTGATGATTTTGAAGA
- a CDS encoding penicillin-binding protein, with the protein MVVKKGILNKLYVVVVLMTLSFMVVVFKIFNLQYVQGEKYRKLSEEKNIKNDTIFANRGNVYAADGNLLATSMSRFTIRMDVMSVASGVFEQNISGLSKELSNLLGKPTNYYQRKLREARNRNNRYLLIARNIGYNDYVKMKSFPIFKLGVFRGGFIAEQKTVRVHPIGKIAERTIGYDNHRGGAGIEGAFAEYMEGENGWRLKQKIAKGQWKPINDVNEKEPIDGHDVITTIDVNIQDITHHALLKQLEYFEADHGCAVVMEVETGEIRAISNLGRTKDGKYYEKRNYAVWESHEPGSTFKLASMMVALEDKVVDTSTVVDCEKGKIFINNRKVEDSRRGGHGKISLGRVFEVSSNVGIVKTIRKHYDKNPEKFTNKIKSFGLDQLTGVKIKGEGKPFIRDPKSKSWSPISLEWMAWGYGVHLTPLQTLAFYNAVANDGKLVKPFFVKELRAGNKIVKSFDTEVVKEKIASQVTLDKVRKVMENVVIKGTAKNIYSSNFSMAGKTGTAKKYIPRTKNDKGEYEGGYYSNQRYVGSFAGFFPAKNPKYSCIVVIHDPKKEKGYYGNVVAAPVFKEIAQKIYTSTPINNQLTSGEKLYASIDKSYNNYYSNLRKYKTIMPRVLGMSGMDAIALLENMGLKVKFSGIGKVTEQSIENGVKVKKGATVYLKLS; encoded by the coding sequence ATGGTTGTAAAAAAAGGCATATTAAATAAACTCTATGTAGTAGTTGTTTTAATGACGCTTTCTTTTATGGTTGTTGTTTTTAAAATTTTCAATCTTCAGTATGTGCAAGGGGAAAAGTACCGAAAACTATCTGAAGAAAAGAATATAAAGAATGATACGATTTTTGCTAATCGTGGAAACGTTTATGCTGCTGATGGAAATTTATTAGCAACTTCAATGTCTAGATTTACAATTCGTATGGATGTAATGTCTGTAGCATCTGGTGTATTTGAACAAAATATTAGCGGATTGTCAAAAGAGTTATCTAATCTTCTTGGGAAGCCAACAAATTATTATCAACGTAAGTTAAGAGAAGCTAGAAATCGTAATAATAGGTATTTATTAATAGCTCGAAACATAGGTTATAATGACTATGTAAAAATGAAAAGCTTTCCAATATTTAAGTTGGGAGTTTTTAGAGGTGGTTTTATTGCTGAGCAAAAAACAGTTCGAGTACATCCTATAGGTAAGATAGCTGAGAGAACTATTGGTTATGATAATCATAGAGGAGGAGCGGGAATTGAAGGTGCTTTTGCTGAATATATGGAGGGTGAAAACGGATGGAGATTAAAACAAAAAATAGCAAAAGGACAGTGGAAGCCTATTAATGATGTAAATGAAAAAGAACCTATAGACGGGCATGATGTAATTACAACTATAGATGTGAATATTCAAGATATAACACATCACGCATTATTAAAACAGTTGGAATATTTTGAGGCAGACCATGGGTGTGCGGTAGTTATGGAGGTTGAAACAGGAGAAATAAGAGCAATTTCCAATCTGGGTAGAACCAAAGACGGTAAGTATTATGAGAAGAGGAATTATGCTGTTTGGGAAAGTCATGAGCCTGGGTCGACTTTTAAATTGGCTAGTATGATGGTGGCTTTAGAGGATAAAGTTGTGGATACTTCTACGGTTGTTGATTGTGAAAAAGGTAAAATATTTATCAATAATAGAAAGGTAGAAGACAGTAGAAGAGGTGGTCATGGTAAAATATCTTTAGGAAGAGTGTTTGAAGTGTCGTCGAATGTTGGTATTGTAAAAACAATTAGAAAGCATTATGATAAAAACCCTGAAAAATTCACTAATAAAATAAAATCATTTGGGTTAGATCAATTAACGGGGGTTAAAATAAAAGGAGAAGGAAAACCATTTATAAGAGATCCTAAAAGTAAGAGTTGGAGCCCTATTTCTTTAGAGTGGATGGCTTGGGGGTATGGTGTGCATTTAACTCCGTTGCAAACATTGGCATTTTATAATGCTGTTGCTAACGATGGCAAGTTGGTAAAACCGTTTTTTGTAAAAGAATTGAGAGCTGGGAATAAAATTGTAAAGAGCTTTGATACTGAGGTAGTAAAAGAAAAGATTGCTTCACAGGTTACTTTAGATAAGGTAAGAAAGGTGATGGAGAATGTTGTGATAAAGGGAACAGCTAAGAATATTTACTCTTCTAATTTCTCGATGGCTGGTAAAACAGGTACAGCTAAAAAATATATTCCTAGAACAAAGAATGATAAAGGAGAGTATGAAGGAGGTTATTATTCAAATCAACGATATGTCGGGTCTTTTGCAGGTTTCTTTCCAGCTAAAAACCCAAAGTATTCTTGTATTGTAGTAATTCACGATCCGAAGAAGGAAAAAGGATACTATGGTAATGTGGTAGCGGCTCCTGTATTTAAGGAGATAGCACAGAAAATATATACAAGTACACCAATAAATAATCAGTTGACTTCAGGTGAAAAGCTATATGCGTCAATTGATAAAAGTTATAATAACTATTACAGTAATTTAAGAAAGTATAAAACCATAATGCCAAGAGTTTTAGGAATGAGTGGCATGGATGCTATTGCTTTGTTAGAAAATATGGGGTTAAAAGTGAAGTTTTCAGGTATAGGAAAAGTTACAGAACAATCCATAGAAAATGGTGTTAAGGTTAAAAAAGGAGCAACGGTTTATTTAAAATTATCATAA
- a CDS encoding FtsL-like putative cell division protein, producing MNKRLRTNIYDVLKGRFLTDESSFKNWRLIVFIVGLLLIMITSAHRADQKVLLIAELNKKKRELNAEFIDTGTQLTRMKLESTVRRQVKSKGLTPPKSPPQKIRVTYTKE from the coding sequence ATGAATAAAAGGTTAAGAACAAATATTTACGATGTATTAAAAGGTCGGTTTTTAACAGATGAGTCGTCTTTTAAAAATTGGCGCTTAATTGTTTTTATAGTTGGGTTGTTGTTAATTATGATTACAAGTGCTCATAGAGCTGATCAAAAAGTATTGTTAATAGCTGAGTTGAATAAAAAGAAAAGAGAGTTGAACGCTGAATTTATTGATACTGGTACTCAGTTGACACGGATGAAGTTAGAGTCAACAGTAAGAAGGCAGGTTAAGAGCAAAGGTTTAACACCGCCAAAGTCCCCACCCCAAAAAATAAGAGTAACATATACAAAAGAATAA
- the rsmH gene encoding 16S rRNA (cytosine(1402)-N(4))-methyltransferase RsmH, whose product MNYHSPVLLKESVDALNIKQDGVYVDVTFGGGGHSREILSRLGENGRLFAFDQDPDAWQNSIEDDRFVLIQENFRYIARFLKFHGVKKVDGVLADLGVSSHQFDAAERGFSIRFDGELDMRMDQKAVLSAKEVVNTYEEEALADVLYLYGELRNSRVLARTIVSARKDKKIETSFQLKEVLKRFLPKAKEHKILAQIFQALRIEVNQELEVLKEFLQQIPDLLTSEGRLSVISYHSLEDRLVKHFIRTGLFSGEPEKDFFGNVDVPLKKIGKLIIPNDQEIKENNRARSAKLRIATLNE is encoded by the coding sequence ATGAATTATCATAGTCCAGTATTATTGAAAGAAAGTGTAGATGCACTTAATATTAAGCAAGATGGAGTGTATGTAGATGTTACTTTTGGAGGTGGCGGACATTCACGAGAGATATTAAGTAGGTTGGGTGAGAATGGAAGGTTGTTCGCTTTTGATCAAGATCCTGATGCTTGGCAGAATTCAATTGAAGATGATCGATTTGTGTTGATTCAGGAGAATTTTAGATATATAGCTCGGTTTTTGAAGTTTCATGGAGTGAAGAAGGTAGATGGAGTTTTGGCTGATTTGGGAGTTTCTTCTCATCAGTTTGATGCTGCAGAAAGAGGTTTTTCAATTCGGTTTGATGGTGAGTTAGATATGAGAATGGATCAAAAAGCAGTGTTGTCAGCGAAGGAAGTTGTAAATACATATGAAGAAGAAGCGTTGGCTGATGTGTTGTATTTGTATGGAGAGCTGAGGAATTCAAGAGTTTTGGCGAGAACCATAGTTTCTGCTAGGAAAGATAAGAAAATAGAAACTAGTTTTCAGTTAAAGGAGGTGTTGAAGAGGTTTCTTCCGAAAGCTAAAGAGCATAAGATTTTGGCTCAGATATTTCAAGCTTTAAGGATTGAAGTGAATCAAGAGCTAGAGGTGTTGAAAGAGTTTTTGCAGCAGATTCCAGATTTATTAACTTCTGAAGGTAGGTTGAGTGTGATATCATATCATTCTTTAGAGGATCGCTTAGTGAAACATTTTATTAGAACAGGATTGTTTTCTGGTGAGCCTGAAAAAGATTTTTTTGGAAATGTAGATGTTCCTTTAAAGAAGATAGGGAAGCTTATTATTCCTAATGATCAAGAGATAAAGGAAAATAATAGGGCTAGAAGTGCAAAGCTTAGAATAGCAACGTTAAATGAATAA
- a CDS encoding division/cell wall cluster transcriptional repressor MraZ: MLNLIGTYECKADAKGRVMFSSALKKQLAPVLQEGFVIKRAVFQPCLELYPMKEWNVMMEKIGKLNRFVKKNNDFIRRFTAGVKMVELDGSGRLLIPKDLCQFASIEKQVVLSSSVNIVEIWDKDQYEKAIDDAALDFADLAEEVMGNLDVDELS, translated from the coding sequence GTGTTAAACTTAATTGGAACATATGAATGTAAAGCTGATGCTAAAGGGAGGGTGATGTTTTCATCTGCTCTTAAAAAGCAGTTGGCTCCTGTGTTGCAAGAAGGGTTTGTGATTAAGAGAGCAGTTTTTCAACCTTGTTTGGAATTATATCCAATGAAAGAGTGGAATGTGATGATGGAAAAGATTGGGAAGCTGAATCGTTTTGTGAAAAAAAACAATGATTTTATTCGAAGGTTTACGGCAGGAGTTAAGATGGTTGAGTTAGATGGTTCGGGAAGACTGTTGATACCAAAAGATTTATGTCAGTTTGCTAGTATAGAAAAGCAAGTGGTGTTGTCATCTTCTGTGAATATCGTTGAGATTTGGGATAAAGATCAGTATGAAAAAGCAATTGACGATGCTGCGTTGGATTTTGCTGATTTAGCTGAAGAAGTAATGGGAAATTTAGATGTAGATGAATTATCATAG
- a CDS encoding alpha/beta hydrolase, producing the protein MTEFLKTEGKFTYAEAGEGRPIIVLHGLMGALSNFDETFNHFSKKGYRVFIPELPLYTLPLLKTNVKNLAKFLHDFIEHKNLKDVVLLGNSLGGHIALYYSKQYPEDVASLVLTGSSGLYENSMGNNYPRRGDKDFVRKKIEEVFYDPAIATDELFDQVYEVINDRNTLVKTLAIAKSAVRHNMAKDLPNLAIPTCLIWGKQDTVTPPEVAEDFHKLLPDSDLFWIDKCGHAAMMETPDQFNNLLEDWFTNRNI; encoded by the coding sequence ATGACTGAATTTTTAAAAACAGAAGGCAAATTTACATACGCAGAAGCTGGTGAAGGAAGACCCATAATTGTACTACATGGATTGATGGGTGCTTTAAGTAATTTTGACGAAACTTTTAATCATTTTTCAAAAAAGGGATACAGAGTTTTTATACCTGAATTACCTTTATACACCTTACCTCTACTTAAAACAAACGTTAAGAATTTAGCTAAATTCTTACATGATTTTATAGAACATAAAAACCTTAAAGACGTTGTTCTTTTAGGTAATTCTTTAGGAGGACATATTGCTTTATATTATTCAAAGCAATATCCAGAAGATGTAGCTTCATTAGTTCTTACAGGAAGCTCTGGATTGTACGAAAATTCAATGGGAAATAATTACCCAAGAAGAGGAGATAAAGATTTTGTTCGTAAAAAAATTGAAGAAGTTTTTTATGATCCTGCAATAGCTACAGATGAACTATTTGACCAGGTTTATGAAGTTATTAACGACAGAAATACTCTTGTAAAAACATTAGCTATTGCGAAAAGTGCTGTTAGACACAATATGGCTAAAGATTTACCTAACTTAGCTATTCCTACATGTTTAATTTGGGGTAAACAAGATACCGTTACACCTCCTGAAGTAGCAGAGGATTTTCATAAACTATTACCAGATTCAGATTTATTTTGGATTGATAAATGCGGGCATGCCGCTATGATGGAAACTCCTGATCAGTTTAACAATTTACTTGAAGATTGGTTTACCAACCGAAACATTTAA
- the yihA gene encoding ribosome biogenesis GTP-binding protein YihA/YsxC has protein sequence MKIKSAEFIMSNSNVMKAPKDRIPEYAFIGRSNVGKSSLINMLMERKDLAKTSGKPGKTQLINHFKINNNWFLVDLPGYGYAKVSKKKRQIFQFFIENYFKEREQLVCTFVLIDSRHDPQKIDLEFMQFLGENQIPFCIVFTKADKLGSSKLNKQITSYKKKLLNYWEELPMNFVTSSTTGMGRDEFLNFIDQVNEDVAENFK, from the coding sequence ATGAAGATTAAGTCTGCTGAATTTATAATGAGTAACAGCAATGTTATGAAGGCTCCAAAAGACAGAATTCCTGAATATGCTTTTATTGGTCGTTCTAATGTTGGAAAATCTTCATTAATAAACATGTTAATGGAGCGTAAAGACCTAGCTAAAACTTCTGGTAAACCTGGTAAAACACAATTGATAAACCATTTTAAAATTAATAATAATTGGTTTTTAGTTGACTTACCTGGTTATGGTTACGCTAAAGTTTCGAAAAAGAAACGTCAAATTTTTCAGTTTTTTATTGAAAACTACTTTAAAGAAAGAGAACAATTAGTATGTACTTTTGTTTTAATTGATTCTCGTCATGATCCTCAAAAAATAGATTTAGAATTCATGCAGTTCTTAGGTGAAAACCAAATTCCTTTTTGTATTGTTTTCACAAAGGCTGATAAATTAGGGAGTTCTAAACTTAACAAACAAATCACCTCTTATAAGAAGAAGTTGTTAAATTATTGGGAAGAACTTCCTATGAACTTTGTTACCTCATCAACTACAGGAATGGGACGTGATGAGTTTTTAAATTTTATTGATCAAGTAAACGAAGATGTTGCTGAGAATTTTAAATAA
- a CDS encoding RluA family pseudouridine synthase, with amino-acid sequence MHSTKSNLQVLHEDNHIIVVNKRAGDIVQGDKTGDKPLLDVTKEYIKEKYNKPGNVFLGTVHRLDRPTSGVVIYARTSKALERLNKMLREKAVQKTYWAVVKNQPKKSTDTLINFLKKNPKNNKSTAYNKEVDGSKKAVLHYQVLKKLDNYSLLEIDLETGRHHQIRVQLSNIGSTIKGDLKYGAKRSNKDGSIHLHARKIEFTHPVSKELLKITAPTPKDPIWDACL; translated from the coding sequence ATGCACTCTACCAAAAGTAACCTTCAAGTTTTACACGAAGACAATCATATTATTGTTGTCAATAAGCGTGCTGGCGATATTGTTCAAGGAGATAAAACAGGTGACAAACCTCTTTTAGATGTTACTAAAGAATATATCAAAGAAAAATACAACAAACCTGGAAATGTATTTCTAGGGACAGTTCACAGGTTAGACAGACCAACTTCGGGCGTTGTTATTTATGCGAGAACCTCAAAAGCTTTGGAGCGTTTAAACAAAATGCTTCGTGAAAAAGCCGTACAAAAAACATATTGGGCAGTAGTTAAAAATCAACCTAAGAAAAGTACAGACACCTTAATCAACTTCTTAAAGAAAAACCCAAAAAACAACAAATCTACAGCTTACAATAAAGAAGTTGATGGAAGTAAAAAAGCAGTCCTTCATTATCAAGTTTTAAAAAAGCTAGATAACTACTCTTTGCTAGAAATTGATTTAGAAACAGGGCGTCATCATCAAATTAGAGTGCAACTTTCTAATATCGGATCAACTATTAAAGGTGATTTAAAATATGGAGCCAAAAGAAGCAATAAAGATGGAAGTATTCACTTACATGCTAGAAAAATAGAATTTACACACCCTGTTAGTAAAGAGTTACTAAAAATAACAGCTCCAACACCTAAAGACCCTATTTGGGATGCTTGCTTGTAA
- a CDS encoding alkane 1-monooxygenase, producing MKALKYLSILILPITVYISFTSSGWLTILPIITFFGFVPLLELFFNPDKDNFDKDQEEIEKANKLYTYILYLTLPVQLFFLGWFLIMFQNVELTTLEYLGRISAMGLMCGVIGINVGHELGHRNNRFDELLGEILLLTSLNTHFLPYHNAGHHFNVATPKDAATARKNEVLYLFWIRSHFQSYYQAWEAENNRLKNSDRTWFHIQNRMLVYTFCNLILLGGIFFLFGIQALIAFVAASIFGILLLETVNYIEHYGLLRKKNKHGRYERVKRTHSWNSDHVVGKIMLFNLSRHSDHHYNGSKHYQLLKSLPESPQMPTGYPGMMLVALFPPIWFKLMNKKLQDL from the coding sequence ATGAAAGCCTTAAAATATCTCTCCATTTTAATCCTTCCTATAACGGTATATATATCATTCACCTCATCTGGCTGGTTAACCATTTTACCCATTATTACGTTTTTTGGATTTGTTCCATTGCTCGAATTGTTTTTCAATCCGGACAAAGACAATTTTGATAAAGACCAAGAAGAAATTGAAAAAGCGAACAAACTATATACCTATATTCTATATTTAACATTACCAGTACAACTCTTTTTTTTAGGATGGTTTTTAATCATGTTTCAAAATGTCGAGTTAACTACCTTAGAATATCTAGGACGTATATCCGCAATGGGTTTAATGTGTGGTGTCATTGGAATTAATGTAGGACATGAATTAGGACATAGAAACAATAGGTTTGATGAATTATTGGGAGAAATTTTATTACTTACTTCATTAAACACACACTTCCTACCTTACCACAATGCTGGACACCATTTCAATGTAGCTACTCCTAAAGATGCAGCAACCGCTAGAAAAAATGAAGTTTTATATTTGTTTTGGATTCGCTCCCATTTTCAAAGCTATTACCAAGCTTGGGAAGCTGAAAATAACCGTTTAAAAAATTCTGATAGAACTTGGTTTCATATTCAAAATAGAATGTTAGTTTACACCTTTTGTAATCTTATCCTTTTAGGTGGAATTTTCTTTTTATTCGGAATACAGGCGTTGATTGCATTTGTAGCTGCCTCTATTTTTGGAATATTACTATTAGAAACAGTCAATTACATAGAACATTACGGATTACTACGTAAAAAAAATAAACATGGAAGATACGAACGTGTAAAGAGAACCCACTCTTGGAACTCTGATCATGTGGTAGGTAAAATTATGTTGTTTAATCTATCTCGTCATTCCGACCATCACTATAATGGAAGCAAACACTACCAATTATTAAAATCACTACCTGAAAGCCCACAAATGCCAACAGGGTATCCAGGTATGATGCTCGTAGCACTTTTTCCACCAATATGGTTTAAATTAATGAACAAAAAACTTCAAGATTTATAA
- a CDS encoding aldehyde dehydrogenase has product MNIPELIASQRQFFSSQQTKDVSFRKNTLKKLLKELIKREEAIVKALHNDFKKSEYEAVMTETSIVIAELKMAIKNIHAWSKPKRVLPSMLNFPSAAKIYKEPYGTVLIIAPWNYPYQLAFAPIIGAIAAGNTVVLKPSELTPNTSAITKEIIETVFDQQHVSVVEGGVPVAQELLAQRWDYIFFTGSVPVGKIVAKAAAEHLTPVTLELGGKSPCIVDETANIKLAAKRLVWGKFINGGQTCIAPDYLLIHSSVKEKFVSHFKEEIVNAYGENPKTSEDFPRIVNTRNFDRLALMLENENCVIGGQTDRDDCYISPTLIDEPSLDSEVMKGEIFGPIFPMISYETEQDIENITSRYDKPLALYVFTNKSSFAKKIIKRYSFGGGTINDTTVHFANHRLPFGGVGESGIGGYHGKQTFDAFSHKKGVVTRGTWLDIPTRYAPYKGKLKQLKTLMKLG; this is encoded by the coding sequence ATGAATATCCCTGAACTAATTGCAAGTCAAAGACAATTTTTCTCTTCTCAACAAACAAAAGATGTTTCCTTTAGAAAAAACACTTTGAAAAAACTCTTAAAAGAGCTTATTAAAAGAGAAGAAGCGATTGTAAAAGCATTACATAACGATTTTAAGAAATCGGAATATGAAGCAGTTATGACAGAAACGTCCATTGTAATTGCTGAACTAAAAATGGCTATTAAAAATATTCATGCATGGAGTAAACCAAAGCGTGTTTTGCCATCTATGTTAAATTTTCCATCTGCAGCGAAAATCTACAAAGAACCTTATGGAACTGTACTAATTATTGCTCCATGGAACTACCCTTATCAATTGGCTTTTGCTCCAATAATAGGAGCAATTGCGGCTGGAAATACGGTAGTTTTAAAACCTTCAGAATTAACACCAAACACCAGCGCTATTACCAAAGAAATTATTGAAACTGTATTTGACCAACAGCATGTTTCAGTAGTAGAAGGTGGTGTACCAGTTGCTCAGGAGTTATTAGCACAACGATGGGATTATATTTTCTTTACGGGAAGTGTTCCGGTTGGAAAAATTGTTGCCAAAGCTGCAGCAGAACATCTCACTCCTGTCACTTTAGAATTGGGAGGAAAAAGCCCATGTATTGTTGATGAAACAGCCAATATTAAACTAGCAGCTAAACGACTAGTTTGGGGAAAATTTATAAATGGTGGACAAACTTGCATTGCACCTGATTATTTATTGATTCATTCCTCTGTTAAAGAAAAATTTGTTTCACATTTTAAAGAAGAAATTGTTAATGCTTACGGGGAAAACCCAAAAACTTCAGAAGATTTTCCAAGAATTGTAAACACTAGAAATTTTGATCGCTTGGCACTTATGCTTGAAAATGAAAACTGTGTTATCGGTGGACAAACGGATAGAGATGATTGTTATATTTCACCTACTCTTATTGATGAGCCTAGTTTAGACAGCGAGGTAATGAAAGGAGAAATTTTCGGACCTATATTTCCAATGATTTCCTATGAAACTGAGCAAGACATCGAAAACATTACTTCAAGATACGATAAACCACTTGCTTTATATGTATTCACCAATAAAAGCTCTTTTGCAAAAAAAATAATTAAACGTTATTCTTTTGGCGGAGGAACTATCAATGATACTACCGTTCATTTTGCAAACCATAGATTACCTTTTGGAGGCGTTGGTGAAAGTGGAATTGGAGGTTATCATGGTAAACAAACCTT